The proteins below come from a single Mesobacillus jeotgali genomic window:
- the dptH gene encoding DNA phosphorothioation-dependent restriction protein DptH: MSNQFYKYISTLLVNYFRDTGVNDGDRYYLQLDRDSDVKNLVESLKLIQGTKRFNYKHELGEEYVTFSIPFGSVQLVIAYTSNNVTPDFLVTLRNLVGEQEGVWKNTALLSIVSEQLDSIQGGSSDLQKEGMPLHPNSLFNNLKTEIENSVIPKVDQIILLDNLENLMKDQAFQQITFFEFEDIFSTLQKGSIGNDEYSKFGLFKDPDLSTFKGKDQKERLKENRELYDFVRKVHDLGLGEEELEKRFTSEGAKELQGERWKDIEYPKVNKFKVVEKKKKIEYSGLNIKGKLKVWNRPQKETAAGKRKRHIVIFTGDENNSIDLDISFNLFGEIKSLSKEYLNYPKNSNGIEINVKNKNIGVRLTPIQNEVTFHKFSYKHEKKASLGTEFFIALIPINPLYIDSFKSSYLVNVDSGFLEIQFDADEFSFGDGFENKKVEIRSDKEKHSLTQDMKLTVIPLPEAYNDNDELSLYIEFDQVTLPFLLKNELPDSMPITGQRIWKLIRETGKDIQWIKENNRLILENREFYFHPEYRNFFEWEDLWVEEGMRFAIFESDELKSTDIKLNDDLREAYSRFVTYFKIRNSIPSLCTITEEYRARALEYINEYQKAINDFQSGVPAGSKGVDLFSLGTIHANGQIYFSPFHPLMVAFKLKLYELLEGEEIENSILNRLSPDALIPFLYEKNHLYKPDHQQAAMEWLCFKPVNRVSVSDANLYLAKVVNDKISQFKEHFAYLFIQKSMAPLQINVINISNDKEVLRGILQWMIKEIESGGKESLKPIEITLYNDDDFESSFDLYSRTETVSEFETNFNVKLKVKDLDEDEVLRTIRERLFYFKQKSLNDFRYAHISFYKMHAQEKHAVQPMKDMTTGIAIDGLYASVPSMKDEENYKSGFGTKNYTLDDQNYLACTSFLVNELAANLRNGGHDSYRKGEAIFSRTTTADEELLKNIFNSSYWVTFVDPSMDLEFFDKFDENLVVIHYSDQYSSSSRYDAITVTDKSNQYYAVIKEFLKNKDIKGTDDNVFNTIKAFNTFNGEWLLRIIGSKGHFDREKLSIISAIKYSVSYFDHPNILWVPISLEEILRVAGAVSLNKSEGVFTAKNLGVKGSHSDDLLLLGLENYNGEVSLHFYPVEVKIGINKGEVLDKARKQVQKTSELLYNTLTGENANSFTAKFYRNFFAQLLIANAYKLHSSEFWNEKSYELTSDVIEKLLKDDYKITSTFRDYIGMGAILSFQKNAYHRSAQLEDGIQLLNLTENDGYEGLIIPINTMRNWIQNEPNDFVKEDMLSVKYRAGETIIETETEEKLLVTGNIHEEYETTNGDSTGKKIKLDDRETEDVHEQEQDGDEEETGGTVETSDSTVNREDFNQEKAESLEKLRIKIGKAENSNKEIFWEYGNKGLANRHLLISGKSGQGKTYFMQCLLLEKSKMGIPSIVIDYTEGFLPNQLEPEFVEYLGNKITQKIVYSEKLPINPFQKNQRDIGGIQLPESDTDVAERIKSVFAAVYKSLGIQQQNAIYEAVLNGLNKYGEHMDLSKLKETLEEDGSSYAKTALSQIRPLIDRNPFNNDQSFSWKDIVDSNGQVYIIQLTGFPRDVQLMITEFILWDLWNYSVRFGNKNKPMPVIMDEAQNLDHTEKSPSARILTEGRKFGWSAWYATQFLKSQLDSDELARLQNSSEKIYFSPPEQELSTIASSLSKDPQDKKYWENKLATLRKGQCIVHGPIQTENGTLSTPTVTVVDISPLTERI, from the coding sequence ATGTCAAACCAATTTTATAAATATATTTCTACATTGCTTGTAAATTATTTCAGGGATACAGGCGTTAATGATGGGGATCGATACTATTTACAACTAGATCGAGATAGTGATGTCAAGAATCTGGTAGAAAGCTTAAAGTTAATCCAAGGCACTAAAAGGTTTAATTATAAGCATGAACTTGGTGAAGAATATGTAACATTTTCAATCCCTTTCGGTTCGGTACAGTTGGTTATTGCTTATACTTCTAACAATGTTACACCAGACTTTTTAGTCACCTTAAGGAATCTGGTAGGAGAACAAGAAGGAGTCTGGAAAAATACAGCCTTGTTAAGTATTGTGTCTGAGCAATTGGATTCAATACAGGGTGGAAGCAGTGATTTGCAAAAGGAAGGAATGCCTTTACATCCAAACTCCTTATTCAATAATTTAAAGACCGAAATTGAAAATAGTGTTATACCTAAGGTTGATCAGATCATTTTATTAGATAATCTGGAAAACCTGATGAAAGATCAAGCTTTTCAACAAATAACCTTTTTTGAGTTTGAGGATATTTTCTCAACTTTACAAAAAGGGTCAATAGGTAATGATGAATATTCCAAATTTGGTCTTTTTAAAGATCCGGACCTTAGTACTTTTAAGGGGAAAGATCAAAAGGAAAGATTGAAAGAAAATAGAGAACTATATGACTTTGTACGAAAAGTTCATGATCTTGGTTTAGGAGAAGAGGAACTCGAAAAGCGTTTCACTTCTGAAGGTGCAAAAGAACTTCAAGGTGAACGATGGAAGGATATTGAATATCCTAAGGTAAATAAATTTAAAGTTGTCGAGAAGAAGAAAAAAATCGAGTATTCAGGCCTGAACATTAAAGGTAAATTGAAGGTATGGAATCGCCCACAAAAAGAAACAGCAGCAGGAAAAAGAAAAAGACATATTGTAATTTTTACTGGTGACGAAAATAATTCAATTGATCTCGATATCAGTTTTAATTTATTTGGCGAAATAAAAAGCCTTTCTAAAGAGTATTTAAATTATCCGAAAAACTCTAATGGTATTGAAATAAATGTTAAGAATAAAAATATTGGTGTAAGACTTACACCGATCCAAAATGAGGTTACTTTTCACAAGTTTTCTTACAAGCATGAAAAGAAAGCTTCTTTAGGAACAGAATTTTTCATAGCATTAATACCTATTAATCCATTATATATTGATTCATTTAAATCAAGCTATTTAGTCAATGTCGATAGCGGATTTTTAGAAATTCAGTTTGATGCAGATGAATTTAGTTTTGGGGATGGATTTGAAAATAAGAAAGTGGAAATCAGAAGTGATAAGGAGAAACATTCTCTTACACAAGATATGAAGCTAACTGTCATTCCTTTACCGGAAGCATACAATGACAATGATGAATTAAGCTTGTATATAGAGTTTGATCAAGTGACCCTTCCTTTTTTACTGAAAAATGAATTGCCTGATTCAATGCCTATTACAGGTCAAAGAATTTGGAAACTGATAAGAGAGACTGGTAAAGATATTCAGTGGATTAAAGAAAACAATAGACTGATATTGGAAAACAGAGAATTTTATTTCCATCCTGAATATCGTAATTTTTTTGAATGGGAAGACCTTTGGGTAGAAGAGGGTATGAGATTTGCAATTTTTGAATCAGATGAATTAAAAAGTACTGATATTAAGTTAAATGATGATTTAAGAGAAGCTTATAGCAGATTTGTTACCTACTTTAAAATAAGAAATTCAATTCCGAGTCTCTGTACAATAACTGAAGAATACAGGGCTAGAGCTTTAGAATATATTAATGAATACCAAAAAGCGATCAACGATTTTCAGAGTGGAGTGCCTGCAGGGAGCAAAGGTGTAGATTTATTTAGTCTAGGAACTATTCACGCAAACGGACAAATTTATTTTTCTCCTTTCCACCCGTTGATGGTTGCATTTAAATTAAAATTATATGAACTACTGGAAGGTGAAGAAATAGAAAACAGTATATTAAATAGGTTAAGCCCTGATGCATTAATACCTTTTCTTTACGAAAAAAATCATTTATATAAACCAGATCATCAACAAGCTGCCATGGAATGGTTATGCTTTAAGCCTGTAAATAGAGTATCTGTATCAGATGCCAATTTATATCTAGCAAAAGTGGTTAATGATAAAATCTCTCAGTTTAAAGAGCATTTCGCTTATTTATTTATTCAAAAGTCCATGGCCCCACTACAAATCAATGTAATTAATATCTCCAATGATAAGGAGGTTTTGAGAGGGATCCTTCAGTGGATGATCAAGGAAATTGAAAGCGGTGGAAAGGAAAGCCTAAAACCTATTGAAATCACACTATATAATGATGATGATTTTGAAAGTTCCTTTGATCTTTACTCACGAACTGAAACTGTCAGCGAATTTGAAACGAATTTCAATGTTAAGCTTAAAGTGAAAGACCTTGATGAAGATGAAGTATTAAGAACAATTCGTGAGAGATTGTTCTACTTTAAGCAAAAATCGTTAAATGATTTTAGATACGCACATATTTCTTTTTATAAGATGCATGCACAAGAGAAACACGCTGTACAGCCTATGAAGGATATGACAACAGGTATAGCGATAGATGGTTTATATGCAAGTGTTCCATCAATGAAAGACGAAGAAAACTACAAAAGTGGTTTTGGTACAAAAAATTACACACTTGATGACCAGAATTACTTAGCATGTACTTCCTTCTTGGTCAATGAGTTAGCTGCAAACCTTCGAAATGGCGGCCATGATAGCTATAGAAAGGGAGAAGCAATTTTTTCAAGAACAACAACTGCGGATGAAGAGCTGCTAAAAAACATCTTTAACTCTTCTTACTGGGTAACATTCGTAGACCCATCAATGGATTTGGAGTTTTTTGATAAATTTGATGAAAACCTGGTTGTAATTCACTATAGTGATCAATATTCCTCATCAAGTAGATATGATGCAATAACAGTTACGGATAAATCAAATCAGTATTATGCAGTAATTAAAGAATTCCTCAAAAACAAAGATATAAAAGGAACCGATGATAATGTCTTTAATACGATAAAGGCTTTTAATACCTTTAACGGAGAATGGCTGTTACGGATTATTGGGAGCAAAGGTCATTTTGATCGAGAAAAATTGAGTATTATTTCTGCAATAAAGTATTCGGTGTCGTATTTTGACCATCCGAATATTCTGTGGGTACCTATTTCTTTGGAAGAAATACTTAGGGTTGCAGGTGCAGTAAGTCTAAATAAATCTGAGGGTGTATTTACCGCTAAAAATTTAGGCGTCAAAGGGAGCCATAGTGACGATCTTCTATTGTTAGGTTTGGAGAATTACAATGGGGAAGTCTCATTGCATTTCTATCCGGTTGAAGTAAAGATTGGTATAAATAAAGGGGAAGTCTTAGATAAAGCGAGAAAACAAGTTCAGAAAACCTCCGAATTGCTATACAACACTCTTACCGGGGAAAACGCAAATTCCTTTACAGCCAAGTTTTATCGTAACTTCTTTGCTCAATTGTTAATTGCGAATGCCTATAAGCTTCATTCAAGCGAATTTTGGAATGAAAAGAGCTATGAGTTGACTTCTGACGTCATCGAAAAGCTCCTTAAGGATGACTATAAAATTACAAGTACATTCCGAGACTATATCGGAATGGGTGCGATCTTGTCATTTCAGAAAAATGCTTATCATAGAAGTGCCCAACTTGAGGATGGCATCCAGTTATTAAACTTAACAGAAAATGATGGTTATGAAGGTTTGATTATTCCAATTAATACAATGAGAAATTGGATCCAAAACGAGCCTAATGACTTTGTTAAAGAAGATATGTTATCAGTGAAATACCGAGCTGGAGAAACGATTATAGAAACAGAAACTGAAGAGAAGCTTTTAGTTACTGGTAACATTCATGAGGAATATGAAACTACGAATGGGGATTCGACGGGAAAGAAAATTAAATTAGATGATAGAGAAACTGAAGATGTCCATGAGCAAGAACAGGATGGAGATGAAGAAGAGACCGGGGGCACTGTCGAAACTTCAGATAGTACAGTTAATAGAGAAGATTTTAATCAAGAAAAAGCTGAGTCATTGGAAAAATTGCGGATTAAAATTGGTAAAGCAGAAAATTCAAATAAAGAAATTTTCTGGGAATATGGAAATAAAGGGCTTGCTAACAGGCATTTGCTGATTTCAGGAAAATCTGGTCAAGGGAAGACATACTTTATGCAGTGTCTTCTCCTAGAGAAATCTAAAATGGGTATTCCAAGTATAGTGATTGATTATACTGAAGGATTTCTTCCAAACCAGTTAGAACCAGAATTTGTTGAATACCTTGGTAACAAAATAACACAAAAAATTGTGTATAGTGAGAAGCTTCCTATTAACCCTTTCCAAAAGAACCAAAGAGATATAGGTGGAATCCAACTTCCTGAATCTGACACCGATGTGGCAGAGAGAATTAAGAGTGTATTCGCTGCTGTTTATAAGTCTCTGGGAATTCAGCAACAAAATGCCATTTATGAAGCTGTTTTAAACGGGTTAAACAAGTATGGAGAACATATGGATCTTTCTAAACTAAAAGAGACATTAGAAGAAGATGGATCTTCCTATGCTAAAACTGCATTGTCTCAAATCAGACCTTTAATTGATAGAAATCCATTTAACAATGATCAATCTTTTAGTTGGAAAGATATTGTTGATAGTAATGGGCAGGTATATATTATTCAATTAACTGGTTTTCCTAGGGATGTCCAACTTATGATTACAGAATTTATCCTGTGGGACCTATGGAACTATTCAGTTAGATTTGGAAATAAAAACAAACCGATGCCAGTTATTATGGATGAAGCACAAAATTTGGATCATACAGAAAAGTCCCCATCAGCAAGAATTCTGACTGAGGGGAGAAAGTTTGGTTGGTCTGCATGGTATGCGACTCAATTCCTGAAATCTCAATTGGATTCTGACGAACTGGCAAGATTACAAAATTCTTCAGAGAAAATTTATTTTTCTCCTCCTGAACAGGAGCTGTCTACAATTGCATCTAGTTTATCCAAGGATCCTCAGGATAAAAAGTATTGGGAAAATAAGTTGGCCACCTTAAGAAAGGGACAATGTATAGTTCATGGACCTATACAAACAGAAAATGGTACGTTATCGACTCCTACAGTAACAGTAGTTGATATATCACCTCTGACAGAAAGAATATAA
- a CDS encoding DndE family protein has protein sequence MSNRRMQLSEEGKEILDLIADIMEIERPMAVKIALAKGIAMANGPISDEFQSGKKWTIPDNIIKDKEFLLYKHLIVSEINRPLNDDELHKHMLLFIEKGLRILREIHQNKTSMEDFRLAIL, from the coding sequence ATGTCTAATCGAAGAATGCAATTATCAGAAGAAGGTAAAGAAATACTCGATTTAATTGCTGACATTATGGAAATAGAACGGCCGATGGCAGTTAAAATTGCACTTGCAAAAGGAATTGCCATGGCAAATGGACCAATTTCTGATGAGTTCCAGAGCGGGAAAAAATGGACTATTCCAGATAATATCATTAAAGATAAAGAGTTTCTCTTATATAAACACTTAATAGTAAGCGAAATAAACAGACCATTGAATGATGATGAATTGCATAAACATATGCTGTTATTCATTGAAAAAGGATTGCGTATTCTTAGGGAAATTCACCAAAACAAAACATCAATGGAAGACTTTAGATTGGCAATTCTATAA
- the dptF gene encoding DNA phosphorothioation-dependent restriction protein DptF produces the protein MSSNEVYLLSFLEDSIPAAAYSAKKMEELIFEDASSSIIKGRLFAEEILSEVFKIEKLEVPYQSSLYDKINILTREEIINRDIQQAFDTIRLSGNKAAHNANFNDITEAFKLHKEMYKVGVWFVEVYSSGQLKIPPYEAPKPKNKVPQKEEFTELINKQILELLGLGKLDNVQKANVVNKDPKETETIKDGKSPETLIKKDLAQGESYLMRELRRLKESSQEAIENANHFSSFKDYMHVDRKIQLDLEEILERNKGIEKGSLILLCGSVGDGKSHLLAYLKEKKPELISDYKIFNDATESFSPNKNSIETLEEVLSGFSDENLEYSNDKIILAINMGVLNNFIHSTHEKHSYYSLKAFVERSELFTQNITTHYSEGSLSLLSFADYHTYELTETGARSSFFSCLLEKLLNKSDQNPFYVALKEDQKNYIENIVHVNYKFLQNQFVQDQIVQLVTQTIVKKKLVISARAFLNFISDILVPDNVNRIEILSDFEVLNHSLPTLLFNRRERSSILNAMSELDPIHCRSVHIDQLIIKLNTLGDWGGPISEYVNDVIGLNWLTPFMTRSDLTEHSFTLFFESLIRIAFLSNKDFAANISDQDYKDYIENLYSFNVVKMKKISHFYEEILSAIFKWKGSPKKDYIYLSKPSDKYRLAQKLKPKPTVEHLSPNTNEVLDTFKSSIVIGYNNGNSENNLFIEIDFQLYSLLKKVVAGYRPNKRDEEDAIKFMEFMEKLMEFGEKKEEMLIHFPRDNKFYMVKRDSFGAFAFERE, from the coding sequence ATGAGTTCCAATGAAGTGTATTTATTAAGTTTTCTTGAAGATTCGATCCCGGCTGCTGCCTACAGCGCGAAGAAAATGGAAGAACTAATATTCGAAGATGCTAGCAGTTCGATCATTAAAGGTAGATTATTTGCTGAAGAAATCCTATCTGAAGTTTTTAAAATAGAGAAACTAGAAGTTCCTTATCAATCTTCACTTTACGATAAGATCAATATACTTACTAGAGAAGAAATTATTAATAGGGATATACAGCAGGCATTTGATACGATCCGGCTATCCGGAAACAAAGCTGCGCATAATGCAAACTTTAATGATATCACTGAAGCTTTTAAGTTACATAAAGAGATGTATAAAGTGGGTGTATGGTTTGTCGAAGTTTATTCTTCAGGTCAGCTTAAGATCCCGCCATACGAAGCACCAAAACCAAAGAATAAGGTGCCCCAAAAAGAGGAATTTACTGAATTAATCAACAAACAGATCTTAGAATTGTTGGGTTTAGGAAAGCTTGATAACGTTCAGAAAGCTAATGTCGTCAATAAGGACCCTAAGGAAACAGAAACAATAAAGGATGGAAAATCACCCGAGACACTAATCAAGAAAGATCTTGCTCAAGGAGAAAGCTACTTAATGAGAGAATTGAGAAGGTTAAAAGAATCTTCTCAGGAAGCGATTGAAAATGCTAACCACTTTAGTTCATTTAAAGACTATATGCACGTAGATCGCAAAATTCAATTAGACCTAGAAGAAATTCTAGAACGAAACAAAGGGATAGAAAAAGGAAGCTTGATATTACTCTGTGGTAGTGTCGGTGACGGAAAGTCGCACTTGCTTGCCTACCTAAAAGAGAAAAAACCAGAATTGATCAGTGATTATAAAATATTTAATGATGCAACCGAAAGTTTTTCACCGAACAAAAATTCCATTGAAACACTGGAAGAGGTTTTAAGTGGTTTTTCAGATGAGAACTTGGAGTATTCTAATGACAAGATTATATTAGCAATCAATATGGGAGTCTTAAATAACTTTATTCATTCAACCCATGAAAAGCATTCATATTATTCACTTAAGGCCTTTGTAGAACGCAGTGAGCTTTTTACTCAGAACATAACAACTCATTATTCAGAGGGTTCTTTAAGCTTATTGAGTTTTGCTGATTATCATACATATGAATTAACAGAAACTGGGGCCCGATCATCCTTCTTCTCCTGTTTGTTGGAGAAGTTATTAAATAAGTCGGATCAAAACCCTTTTTACGTGGCATTAAAAGAGGATCAGAAAAATTACATCGAAAATATTGTTCATGTAAATTATAAATTTTTACAAAATCAATTTGTCCAAGATCAAATTGTCCAGCTTGTAACTCAAACCATCGTTAAGAAAAAGTTAGTCATTTCTGCAAGAGCATTTCTTAATTTTATCTCTGATATATTGGTCCCTGACAATGTAAACAGGATAGAAATACTAAGTGATTTTGAAGTGTTAAATCATTCGCTGCCTACACTATTGTTTAACCGAAGAGAGAGGTCTTCTATTCTGAATGCAATGAGCGAGCTAGATCCGATTCATTGTAGATCCGTTCATATTGATCAATTAATCATTAAATTGAATACCTTAGGTGACTGGGGAGGGCCAATTTCAGAATATGTTAATGACGTGATTGGGCTTAATTGGTTAACACCATTTATGACTAGAAGTGACCTAACTGAACACTCATTCACTCTATTTTTCGAGTCATTAATTAGGATTGCATTCCTTTCCAATAAAGATTTTGCAGCTAATATCTCAGATCAAGACTATAAGGATTACATTGAAAATCTTTATTCCTTTAATGTGGTTAAAATGAAGAAAATAAGTCATTTTTATGAAGAGATACTGTCGGCCATCTTTAAATGGAAGGGAAGTCCTAAAAAAGACTATATTTACCTAAGTAAACCGTCAGATAAATATCGATTGGCACAAAAATTGAAGCCTAAACCTACTGTTGAGCATTTATCACCGAATACAAATGAAGTTCTGGATACCTTTAAGTCTTCCATTGTAATCGGCTATAACAACGGAAACAGTGAAAATAATCTATTTATAGAAATTGATTTTCAATTGTATTCTTTATTAAAGAAAGTCGTAGCCGGATACAGGCCGAATAAGAGAGACGAAGAGGATGCAATTAAATTCATGGAATTCATGGAAAAACTAATGGAATTCGGAGAGAAGAAAGAAGAAATGCTCATTCATTTCCCGAGGGATAATAAGTTTTACATGGTTAAACGTGATAGTTTTGGCGCGTTTGCTTTTGAAAGGGAGTAG
- the dptG gene encoding DNA phosphorothioation-dependent restriction protein DptG, translated as MVQTLKRDDLKELLYSKKKHDQGKALDALPFLSKRTGAIRSQFNKLLGEFTRNVSGVKYNEKAIAKQDFYHSEDENELSEHIASTIDWDDDEEAAGDFVRFLDQFLFNQEDLRPIHPFLFNYIQLDKKLKNEFGKYTQFMNEVLVGDNSDIKDVFNNKEADDVLTELILEKMGNLEEKNNKRPKEQYVSILSSLVKQYQEDLVYLSRYKDYFLTSFPLLTHYYVFMYACQLLIKFEQFTDADYNQTQPLYFSLDWESITKRRKPADDLEGYKFIKEHAINLFPHIHTISHLSHNDFNMTNYDEVDQVNFTPYAELYKKIQEKGPEYEEAFLKDLKLWIADYSEWAKIKVEDRSETVPDAFKVLFSCLREGMSTTVCDKYGKNIDDLGANQFLKNRGALGPILNVKHDFLLLLTAVSVKDKRIPLNDLFVEFEKRGVKFDRYSKKEILTLFDKQNLLDKKSDSGDAQYVKPIL; from the coding sequence ATGGTTCAAACTTTAAAAAGAGATGATTTAAAAGAGTTATTATATAGTAAGAAAAAACACGACCAGGGTAAAGCTTTAGATGCCTTACCTTTTTTGTCTAAGCGGACAGGGGCCATAAGAAGTCAATTTAATAAGCTACTTGGAGAGTTTACAAGGAATGTTAGTGGGGTCAAATATAATGAAAAAGCTATAGCAAAGCAAGATTTCTATCATTCTGAAGATGAGAATGAATTGAGTGAGCACATAGCAAGTACCATTGATTGGGATGATGATGAGGAAGCTGCCGGTGATTTCGTTAGATTTCTTGATCAGTTTCTCTTTAATCAAGAAGATTTACGTCCCATCCATCCATTTTTATTCAATTATATTCAGTTAGATAAAAAACTTAAAAATGAGTTTGGGAAGTATACTCAGTTTATGAACGAGGTATTAGTTGGAGACAATAGTGACATAAAAGATGTCTTCAATAATAAGGAAGCAGATGATGTATTAACCGAACTTATTCTTGAAAAAATGGGGAATCTTGAAGAGAAAAACAATAAAAGACCTAAAGAACAGTATGTCTCCATTCTTAGTTCATTAGTTAAACAATATCAGGAAGATCTAGTTTATTTGAGCAGGTATAAAGATTATTTTCTAACTTCGTTTCCACTTCTAACGCATTACTATGTCTTTATGTATGCTTGTCAGCTTCTAATAAAATTTGAGCAGTTTACAGATGCTGACTATAATCAAACACAGCCATTGTATTTCTCGTTAGATTGGGAATCAATTACCAAAAGGAGAAAACCTGCCGACGATCTTGAAGGATATAAGTTCATCAAGGAACATGCAATAAATTTATTCCCTCATATCCATACTATCTCTCACTTAAGTCACAATGACTTTAATATGACTAATTATGATGAGGTTGATCAAGTAAACTTTACGCCTTATGCCGAACTCTATAAGAAGATCCAGGAAAAAGGGCCTGAATATGAGGAAGCATTCTTAAAAGATCTTAAGCTGTGGATTGCTGATTACTCTGAATGGGCTAAGATAAAGGTCGAGGATCGTTCGGAAACAGTTCCAGATGCATTTAAGGTACTCTTTTCTTGTTTAAGAGAGGGTATGAGTACTACAGTATGTGACAAGTATGGGAAAAACATTGACGATTTGGGCGCGAATCAATTTTTGAAAAATCGTGGTGCTTTAGGACCGATTCTTAACGTAAAACACGATTTTCTACTTCTTTTAACAGCTGTATCAGTAAAAGATAAAAGAATTCCTTTAAACGATCTTTTCGTTGAATTTGAAAAAAGGGGAGTTAAGTTCGACCGTTATTCCAAGAAGGAGATATTAACATTATTTGATAAACAGAACCTTCTTGATAAAAAAAGTGATAGTGGTGATGCACAATATGTCAAACCAATTTTATAA